Proteins encoded in a region of the Zunongwangia endophytica genome:
- the fabF gene encoding beta-ketoacyl-ACP synthase II, whose protein sequence is MELKRVVITGLGALTPIGNNISEYWDGLVSGKSGSGAITHFDPEKFKTKFACELKNFNPLDHFDRKEARKLDKFTQYAMVASDEAIADSGIDLNTVDKYRVGVIWGAGIGGLETFQNEVLNFAAGDGTPRFNPFFIPKMIADIAPGNISIKHGFMGANYTTVSACASSANAMIDALNNIRLGYSDVIVSGGSEAAVTIAGMGGFNAMHALSTRNESPATASRPFDATRDGFVLGEGAGALILEEYEHAKARGAKIYAEVIGGGLSSDAYHMTAPHPEGNGVVRVMENCLNNAGIKPEDIDAINTHGTSTPLGDVAELKAITKVFGDHAKNININSTKSMTGHLLGAAGAIEGIASILAMQNGIVPPTINHENVDENIDPSLNLTLNKPQKRDLNIVMSNTFGFGGHNACVAFRKLNE, encoded by the coding sequence ATGGAGTTAAAGCGAGTTGTAATAACGGGCTTGGGTGCCCTTACCCCAATCGGTAACAATATTAGCGAATATTGGGACGGCTTGGTTAGTGGTAAAAGTGGTAGTGGCGCTATTACGCATTTCGACCCCGAAAAGTTCAAAACAAAATTCGCTTGTGAACTCAAAAATTTTAACCCGTTAGATCACTTCGACAGAAAAGAAGCGAGAAAACTGGATAAATTTACCCAATATGCCATGGTAGCTTCAGATGAAGCTATCGCAGACTCTGGAATAGATCTTAATACGGTAGATAAATATCGTGTTGGTGTGATTTGGGGTGCTGGAATTGGTGGATTGGAAACCTTCCAAAACGAAGTTTTAAATTTCGCTGCGGGAGATGGTACTCCAAGATTTAATCCCTTCTTTATTCCTAAAATGATTGCTGATATTGCCCCTGGTAATATCTCTATCAAACATGGGTTTATGGGTGCAAACTACACTACGGTGTCGGCTTGTGCATCCTCTGCCAATGCGATGATAGATGCATTGAATAATATAAGATTGGGATATAGTGATGTAATTGTTTCAGGAGGCTCAGAGGCTGCTGTAACAATTGCAGGAATGGGAGGATTTAACGCCATGCATGCCCTTTCTACCAGAAATGAAAGTCCGGCGACAGCTTCAAGACCTTTTGATGCTACTCGTGATGGTTTCGTTCTAGGTGAAGGTGCCGGTGCGCTTATATTAGAAGAATATGAGCATGCAAAAGCAAGAGGCGCTAAAATCTATGCTGAAGTAATTGGTGGTGGTCTTTCTTCAGATGCTTATCACATGACGGCACCACATCCAGAAGGAAATGGTGTTGTAAGAGTGATGGAGAACTGTTTGAATAATGCAGGTATAAAACCTGAAGATATCGATGCCATTAATACACATGGTACATCGACACCTTTAGGAGATGTAGCTGAATTGAAAGCTATTACTAAGGTTTTTGGAGATCACGCGAAGAATATAAATATTAACTCAACAAAATCGATGACGGGGCACTTACTAGGTGCTGCCGGTGCGATAGAAGGAATAGCAAGTATACTCGCTATGCAGAATGGTATTGTACCACCTACTATCAATCACGAGAATGTTGACGAAAATATAGATCCTTCGTTAAATCTAACCCTAAATAAACCTCAAAAACGAGATTTAAACATCGTGATGAGTAATACATTTGGGTTCGGTGGGCATAATGCCTGTGTTGCATTTAGAAAATTAAACGAGTAA
- the rnc gene encoding ribonuclease III — MSVIRNILNSRSSSKGGNFFDSLHKLLGFRPKNISVYERAFTHRSLNVKDKEGNAINYERLEFLGDAMLGSVIASHLYMEVPDGDEGYLTKMRSKIVSRKHLNELGKDMNLIRFVKSNIPNDQFGVNIHGNIFEALVGAIYLDRGYKYCNKFIYYRVIEPYVDIETLEGRVISYKSLLIEWCQKKKKEFNYQVYEDTGNDELKHFAVKLWIDKKVIAKARATSKKKAEEKASKRAYYALQNKID; from the coding sequence ATGAGTGTTATTCGAAACATACTAAATTCCCGTTCTTCTTCAAAAGGCGGGAATTTTTTTGATTCTCTCCATAAGTTACTTGGTTTTAGACCAAAAAATATATCTGTTTACGAAAGGGCATTTACGCATCGTTCTTTAAACGTTAAGGATAAAGAAGGTAACGCAATTAACTATGAGCGCCTTGAATTTTTGGGAGATGCTATGCTAGGATCTGTAATTGCCTCTCATCTATACATGGAAGTTCCAGATGGGGATGAAGGATATCTTACCAAAATGCGTTCTAAAATAGTTAGCAGAAAGCATTTAAATGAATTAGGGAAAGACATGAATCTAATTAGATTCGTAAAGTCTAATATTCCTAATGATCAATTTGGAGTGAATATTCATGGTAATATTTTCGAAGCTTTGGTTGGTGCGATCTATCTGGACAGGGGATATAAATATTGTAATAAGTTTATTTACTATCGGGTAATAGAACCTTATGTGGATATTGAAACTTTAGAAGGGCGTGTAATAAGTTATAAGAGCTTATTGATAGAATGGTGCCAGAAGAAAAAAAAGGAATTCAATTATCAGGTTTATGAGGATACCGGTAACGATGAACTTAAGCATTTTGCGGTAAAATTATGGATCGATAAAAAAGTAATTGCAAAGGCTCGAGCGACTTCTAAAAAGAAAGCTGAAGAAAAGGCTTCTAAGCGAGCATATTACGCACTTCAAAATAAAATCGATTAA
- a CDS encoding IPExxxVDY family protein, with the protein MHAHKMMLDDIEEEDFKLIAIYANLEPFKMAFLLNRFLNLKLMRSRFDVDFNHKDVQAMYALFTYKDLSNYRDYSLVSNKYKGESRKILNAGSLFLEEEVRPLEVNLILQYKKVDFFLKIEENIEDQQVHQLVNQIGRIPQVQAAYKIHVDQLKSKQNLIFE; encoded by the coding sequence ATGCATGCGCACAAAATGATGCTTGATGATATTGAAGAAGAGGACTTTAAATTGATAGCGATTTATGCTAATTTAGAGCCTTTTAAGATGGCATTTTTGCTTAATCGCTTTTTAAATTTAAAATTGATGCGAAGTCGGTTTGATGTAGACTTCAATCATAAAGATGTTCAGGCAATGTATGCTTTATTTACATACAAAGACCTTAGTAATTATAGAGATTATAGCCTGGTAAGTAATAAGTATAAAGGAGAATCCAGGAAAATTTTGAATGCAGGATCTCTATTTTTAGAAGAAGAGGTAAGACCTTTGGAGGTAAATCTAATCCTTCAATATAAGAAAGTTGATTTTTTTTTGAAGATAGAAGAAAACATAGAAGATCAACAGGTTCACCAACTAGTGAATCAGATAGGACGTATTCCGCAGGTACAGGCTGCCTACAAGATCCATGTGGATCAGTTAAAATCCAAACAAAATCTAATTTTTGAATAA
- the pyk gene encoding pyruvate kinase: MPTNKKTKIVATLGPATSSKQTLNDMLQAGVNVFRINFSHADYNDVKERVQMIRELNEEKEYNAAILADLQGPKLRVGKMQEGVVVSPGDEIVFATGERFEGTKERVYMNYDAFPKDVNEGERVLLDDGKLMFEVVSTNKENEVVAKVIQGGPLKSNKGVNLPNTDISLPALTEKDVEDAKFACSLKVDWMALSFVRNEGDIIELQDLIKEHTEYKIPIIAKIEKPEGVENIEKIAAYCDGLMVARGDLGVEIPAQEVPLIQKKLVLVAKKARIPVIIATQMMETMIDSLTPTRAEVNDVANSVMDGADAVMLSGETSVGQYPVQVIEKMASILRSVENSPLIKVPHEPPHVRTKRYITKSICYHAAHMANEIKAKAICTLTNSGYTAFQISAWRPESHILVFTSNRVILNRLSLLWGVQAFYYDKYSTTDETIDDINSIAKADGFVEQGDFTINLAAMPITSKGMVNTLRVSEIE; encoded by the coding sequence ATGCCAACAAATAAAAAGACTAAAATAGTTGCTACTCTAGGGCCAGCAACTAGCTCAAAGCAAACTTTAAACGATATGCTCCAAGCAGGAGTAAATGTGTTTAGAATCAATTTTTCTCACGCAGATTACAATGATGTAAAAGAGCGTGTACAAATGATAAGAGAGCTAAATGAAGAGAAAGAGTACAATGCTGCAATTCTCGCAGATTTACAAGGTCCGAAATTACGAGTTGGAAAAATGCAGGAGGGTGTAGTGGTATCACCCGGAGATGAAATTGTTTTTGCTACCGGAGAAAGATTTGAAGGTACTAAGGAACGTGTTTATATGAATTATGATGCGTTTCCTAAAGATGTGAACGAAGGGGAGCGAGTGCTTTTGGACGATGGGAAACTAATGTTCGAAGTTGTTAGCACAAACAAAGAAAACGAAGTTGTAGCGAAAGTAATTCAGGGTGGACCTTTAAAATCGAATAAAGGAGTAAACCTTCCTAACACAGATATTTCTTTACCAGCACTTACCGAGAAAGACGTAGAAGATGCAAAATTTGCATGTAGTCTTAAGGTAGATTGGATGGCACTTTCTTTTGTAAGAAATGAAGGTGATATTATCGAACTTCAGGATTTAATTAAAGAGCATACGGAGTATAAAATTCCGATTATTGCGAAAATTGAAAAACCAGAAGGTGTTGAGAATATAGAAAAAATCGCGGCCTACTGTGATGGATTGATGGTAGCTCGTGGAGATTTAGGAGTTGAAATTCCTGCTCAGGAAGTTCCATTAATTCAGAAGAAATTAGTTCTTGTAGCTAAGAAAGCACGTATCCCGGTAATCATCGCCACACAGATGATGGAAACGATGATTGATAGCTTAACTCCAACTAGAGCAGAGGTTAACGATGTAGCGAACTCTGTTATGGATGGTGCAGATGCGGTAATGTTAAGTGGAGAAACATCTGTAGGACAATATCCTGTACAGGTTATAGAAAAGATGGCTTCTATCCTAAGAAGTGTAGAGAACTCACCGCTAATTAAAGTTCCTCACGAGCCACCACACGTACGTACAAAAAGATACATTACTAAATCTATTTGTTACCATGCGGCGCATATGGCGAACGAAATTAAAGCAAAAGCAATTTGTACGCTAACCAATAGTGGATATACTGCTTTTCAAATTTCAGCTTGGCGTCCAGAAAGTCATATTCTTGTATTTACTTCTAATAGAGTTATATTGAACCGTCTTAGTTTATTATGGGGAGTTCAGGCTTTTTATTACGATAAATACAGCACTACAGACGAAACTATAGACGATATTAATAGCATCGCAAAAGCGGATGGTTTTGTTGAGCAAGGCGATTTTACAATTAATCTTGCAGCTATGCCGATCACTTCTAAAGGAATGGTAAATACGCTTAGAGTTTCTGAAATAGAATAA
- the dinB gene encoding DNA polymerase IV, translating to MRKIIHIDMDAFYASVEQLDNPELRGKPIAVGGSSQRGVVSAASYEARKYGVKSAMSSVIAKRNCPDLIFVKTRFDRYRELSQQIRSIFFEYTDLVEPLSLDEAYLDVTENKKGNPSATMMAREIRAKIKEKTGLNASAGISINKFIAKVASDFNKPNGQKTVNPEEVEAFLEELEIRKFHGVGKVTAEKMYRLGIFTGKDLKSKPEEYLAEHFGKHGSYYYNVVRGIHLSEVKPNRMRKSLGAERTFSENISSEIFMLEKLNSIAEEIERRLQKSKVAGKTVTLKIKYSDFSLQTRSKTISYYISSKELILELAKELLYQEKMKDSVRLLGISLSNLNTDKPSKKEEEQKEIIVQLKFDF from the coding sequence ATGCGCAAGATTATTCATATCGACATGGATGCGTTTTACGCCTCTGTAGAACAGCTGGACAATCCCGAACTAAGAGGGAAACCCATCGCCGTTGGTGGTAGTTCGCAACGGGGTGTTGTGAGCGCAGCTAGTTACGAGGCTAGAAAATATGGCGTAAAAAGTGCTATGAGTAGTGTAATTGCTAAGAGAAACTGCCCAGACCTGATCTTCGTTAAAACGAGATTCGATCGTTATCGAGAGCTTTCACAACAAATTAGAAGCATTTTTTTTGAATATACAGATCTTGTAGAGCCATTATCTTTAGATGAAGCTTATCTTGACGTTACAGAAAATAAAAAAGGAAATCCAAGCGCTACTATGATGGCTCGAGAAATTCGGGCTAAGATTAAAGAGAAGACGGGATTAAATGCTTCTGCGGGAATTTCAATCAACAAATTTATTGCTAAAGTAGCGAGTGACTTTAATAAACCTAACGGACAAAAAACCGTAAATCCCGAAGAAGTTGAAGCCTTTTTGGAAGAATTGGAAATAAGAAAATTTCATGGCGTGGGGAAAGTTACTGCTGAAAAGATGTATAGGCTTGGAATTTTTACCGGAAAAGATCTAAAATCGAAACCTGAGGAATATCTTGCAGAACATTTTGGTAAACACGGTTCCTATTATTATAATGTTGTACGCGGTATTCATTTAAGCGAAGTTAAACCTAATAGAATGCGAAAATCACTTGGTGCAGAGCGCACATTTAGCGAGAATATATCTTCGGAAATATTTATGCTGGAAAAGCTAAATAGTATTGCTGAGGAAATTGAAAGACGATTGCAAAAGAGTAAAGTTGCCGGAAAAACTGTCACACTTAAGATCAAATACAGTGATTTTAGTTTGCAAACACGTAGCAAAACAATCTCGTATTATATTTCCAGTAAAGAGTTAATTTTAGAGCTCGCCAAAGAACTTCTATATCAGGAAAAGATGAAAGATTCGGTACGGCTTTTAGGCATTTCCCTTTCCAATTTAAATACTGATAAGCCGTCTAAAAAAGAAGAAGAACAGAAGGAAATAATTGTTCAGTTGAAGTTTGATTTTTAA
- a CDS encoding NAD-dependent epimerase/dehydratase family protein, with amino-acid sequence MQKTAIVLGATGLTGRNLVEELLRNDAYSKITLFSRSTLGRKDAKLEEHLVDLFKLEDYKDNFIADHVFCCIGTTKSKTPDKETYKKIDHGIPVTAAKLSAKNGAECFTVISAMGADANSKIFYNQTKGKMEQDVMVKNVPNIYIIRPALIVGDREEKRFFEKLATHAFKIFNFMLVGKLKKYRSVKSVHIAKTMIEVANYGYPDSIIKSNKISELATTYDGRN; translated from the coding sequence ATGCAGAAGACAGCAATAGTATTGGGCGCTACAGGTTTAACAGGCAGAAATTTGGTAGAAGAACTTCTTAGGAATGACGCGTATTCTAAAATAACCTTATTTTCCAGAAGTACCTTAGGAAGAAAAGATGCGAAGCTCGAAGAGCATCTGGTCGATCTATTTAAATTAGAAGATTATAAGGACAATTTTATAGCCGATCATGTCTTTTGCTGTATCGGTACCACTAAATCGAAGACGCCCGATAAAGAAACCTATAAAAAAATAGATCATGGAATTCCTGTTACCGCAGCAAAACTTTCTGCCAAAAATGGCGCAGAATGTTTTACCGTAATTTCTGCTATGGGAGCCGATGCGAATAGTAAGATCTTTTATAATCAAACTAAAGGTAAAATGGAACAGGATGTCATGGTAAAAAATGTTCCTAATATTTATATTATAAGACCTGCATTAATTGTTGGAGATCGAGAAGAAAAACGTTTTTTTGAAAAACTGGCCACTCATGCTTTTAAAATTTTTAATTTTATGCTTGTAGGGAAATTAAAAAAATATCGATCTGTAAAATCTGTTCATATAGCAAAAACGATGATCGAAGTTGCTAATTATGGATATCCAGATTCGATTATTAAATCCAATAAAATAAGCGAACTCGCAACAACATACGATGGTAGAAATTGA
- a CDS encoding CYTH domain-containing protein, which produces MVEIERKFLVNSEDFKKAAYSKSRIQQGFLNTNPERTVRIRIRDEEAYITVKGKNNEAGLTRFEWEKQIDKNEAEELLKLCEPGMIDKTRFLVKCEAHTFEVDEFYGENEGLTVAEVELSSEAETFEKPNWLGNEVTGDARYYNSQLTKNPYKNW; this is translated from the coding sequence ATGGTAGAAATTGAGCGTAAATTTTTAGTGAATTCTGAAGATTTCAAAAAAGCAGCCTATAGCAAAAGCCGAATACAACAAGGTTTTTTAAATACAAATCCCGAACGTACAGTAAGAATTAGAATAAGAGATGAAGAAGCTTATATTACAGTAAAAGGGAAGAATAACGAAGCCGGATTAACTCGTTTTGAATGGGAAAAACAAATCGATAAGAATGAAGCTGAAGAATTACTGAAACTTTGTGAACCCGGAATGATCGATAAAACTCGGTTTCTAGTAAAATGTGAAGCACATACTTTTGAGGTAGATGAATTTTACGGCGAAAATGAAGGTTTAACTGTTGCTGAAGTAGAACTTTCTAGTGAAGCTGAAACTTTTGAAAAACCAAACTGGCTGGGTAATGAGGTGACCGGGGATGCACGTTATTATAATTCCCAGCTAACTAAAAATCCTTATAAAAACTGGTAG
- the trxA gene encoding thioredoxin: MSTFGDIIADEKPVLIDFYADWCGPCKTLGPILKEVKTELGEDIKIIKIDVDKNQQLATKYQVKGVPTMMLFKNGGQLWRQSGVLQKQEIIDIILSKA; the protein is encoded by the coding sequence ATGAGCACTTTTGGAGACATCATCGCCGATGAAAAACCTGTTTTAATTGACTTTTATGCCGATTGGTGTGGCCCTTGCAAAACGCTTGGCCCAATCTTAAAAGAGGTGAAAACTGAACTTGGAGAAGACATCAAAATCATTAAAATTGATGTAGATAAAAATCAACAGCTCGCTACCAAATATCAGGTTAAGGGCGTTCCTACGATGATGTTGTTTAAAAATGGTGGTCAACTTTGGAGACAATCTGGAGTTTTACAAAAACAGGAAATTATCGATATTATTTTATCTAAGGCTTGA
- a CDS encoding adenylate/guanylate cyclase domain-containing protein, translating to MGKNYAVNFYSFSNQHPFLSKILKQIIFWILAYGLLFLIIHLTALSVLQAIGRSTNISITGVLTLFLGLGAFLGVALGFIDHFLKNYIFRNRSLGFNILAGGILYFTVLTFIISFIRYVVVEYADDSFLNEYTENIIRMNWKFYNIIILSYTLFMTLILSFINQMTNKFGPGLILPFLLGKFRYPAEENRLFMFLDLKDSTQLAEKLGHVRYSAFIQESFMDINQIVKKYNAQIYQYVGDEVVVSWPLKWFDSSEAIRFFFAVHNQFQQKKEHYLKSYNHVPVFKAGAHQGVVTAVEVGDIKREIAYHGDTLNVAARIEGLCKTYDKLILISGKVNENSKISEEFEVKPLGPQKLEGRKMSVDVFSITEK from the coding sequence ATGGGGAAAAATTACGCTGTAAATTTTTATAGCTTTTCGAATCAACATCCATTTTTAAGCAAAATCCTTAAACAAATTATTTTCTGGATTTTAGCTTATGGATTATTGTTTCTAATAATTCACCTCACCGCTTTATCGGTGCTACAAGCTATTGGTAGATCAACAAATATTTCAATTACTGGGGTGTTAACTCTATTCTTGGGATTAGGAGCATTCTTGGGAGTGGCTCTAGGGTTTATAGATCACTTTCTAAAAAATTATATCTTCAGAAATCGCTCTTTAGGATTTAATATTCTGGCAGGTGGTATTCTTTATTTTACCGTGCTAACTTTTATCATATCCTTTATTAGATATGTAGTGGTAGAGTATGCCGATGATTCATTTTTAAATGAATACACCGAAAATATTATTAGAATGAACTGGAAGTTCTATAATATTATCATCCTAAGTTATACGCTGTTTATGACTTTGATTTTAAGTTTTATAAACCAGATGACTAATAAGTTTGGTCCTGGTTTAATCTTACCATTTCTATTAGGAAAGTTCCGTTACCCCGCTGAAGAGAATCGACTTTTTATGTTTCTGGATTTAAAAGATTCTACGCAATTGGCCGAAAAACTGGGACATGTTCGTTACAGCGCATTTATCCAAGAAAGCTTTATGGACATCAATCAAATTGTAAAAAAATATAATGCCCAAATTTATCAATATGTGGGAGATGAAGTTGTGGTTAGCTGGCCATTAAAATGGTTCGATTCTTCAGAAGCTATTCGGTTTTTCTTTGCCGTTCATAACCAATTTCAGCAGAAAAAAGAACATTATCTTAAATCATACAATCATGTTCCAGTGTTTAAAGCAGGAGCTCATCAAGGGGTGGTTACGGCTGTAGAAGTAGGAGATATTAAGCGAGAAATCGCCTATCACGGCGACACATTAAATGTGGCTGCCAGAATCGAAGGACTTTGCAAGACCTACGATAAATTAATTTTGATTTCTGGGAAAGTAAACGAGAACTCAAAAATTTCTGAGGAATTTGAAGTTAAGCCTCTAGGGCCTCAAAAACTGGAAGGAAGAAAAATGAGCGTAGATGTTTTCTCTATTACTGAAAAATAA
- a CDS encoding efflux transporter outer membrane subunit yields MKKYISFKFLVFPILLCSLQSCFVAKEYERPEVVKEENFRTDNLPQDSITMADVSWRDLFTDPVLQQYIEEGLENNIDIRVAMQQILASEAYLKQGKAGYFPTLSGNGTFTRNYFSKNSQMGLQLGNVPSGSIGDHIDQYEISGNLSWEADIWGKIRSNKRAYEASYLQSVAAHQAVKTTLISNIASTYYQLLSLDEQIKVTEQTVETRRNSLETNKALKEAGNVTAAAVKQTEAQVYTAQAILIDLKNDMRLMENSMSILLGKSPREIERTELSDQEITTELKIGVPTQLLRNRPDVIQAEYNLWNAFELTNVARANFYPSLTITATGGLQSLDAGDLFDTNSLFANIVGGLTQPIFNGRQIRTQHEVAEAQQEQARLNFRQAILTASQEVSDALYNYEAASEKIEVKEKEFEAYSTATDYSEQLLNNGLANYLEVLTARENTLNSRLDLISAQYTQLNSLVNLYEALGGGWQ; encoded by the coding sequence ATGAAAAAATACATCAGTTTTAAATTTCTGGTATTCCCAATACTCTTATGTAGTTTACAATCTTGTTTTGTAGCTAAAGAATATGAAAGACCAGAAGTTGTTAAAGAAGAAAACTTCAGAACAGATAATCTGCCACAGGATAGTATTACTATGGCAGATGTCTCCTGGAGAGATTTATTCACCGATCCTGTTTTACAACAATACATTGAAGAAGGATTGGAGAATAATATTGATATTAGGGTGGCTATGCAGCAAATCTTAGCTTCCGAAGCATACCTAAAACAAGGAAAAGCGGGTTATTTTCCTACCCTGAGTGGTAACGGTACTTTTACTAGAAATTATTTTTCTAAAAATAGCCAGATGGGGTTACAATTAGGAAATGTCCCTAGTGGATCTATTGGTGATCACATCGATCAATACGAGATTTCTGGAAATCTTTCCTGGGAAGCTGATATTTGGGGTAAAATTAGAAGTAACAAAAGAGCTTATGAAGCGTCTTACTTGCAAAGTGTGGCGGCACACCAAGCGGTTAAAACGACACTTATCTCTAACATTGCTTCTACTTATTATCAATTGCTCTCTTTGGATGAGCAGATAAAAGTAACCGAGCAAACAGTAGAAACCAGAAGAAATAGCCTTGAAACTAACAAAGCGTTAAAAGAGGCTGGTAATGTAACTGCGGCTGCTGTAAAGCAAACAGAAGCCCAAGTGTACACGGCACAGGCGATTCTAATAGATCTTAAAAATGATATGAGATTGATGGAAAATAGCATGTCTATATTACTAGGTAAATCGCCTAGGGAAATAGAGCGGACGGAACTGTCGGATCAGGAAATAACGACTGAGCTGAAAATCGGCGTTCCAACCCAACTACTTAGAAATCGTCCAGATGTAATCCAGGCTGAATATAATCTTTGGAATGCTTTTGAACTTACAAATGTAGCCAGAGCTAATTTCTACCCATCACTAACAATCACAGCTACTGGTGGATTGCAAAGTTTAGATGCCGGAGATTTATTTGATACTAATTCATTGTTTGCAAATATAGTTGGAGGCTTAACGCAACCTATTTTTAACGGTCGCCAAATAAGAACGCAGCACGAAGTTGCAGAAGCGCAACAAGAGCAAGCACGTTTAAACTTTAGACAAGCTATTCTTACGGCAAGTCAGGAAGTATCTGATGCGCTTTATAATTACGAGGCTGCAAGTGAAAAAATAGAGGTTAAAGAAAAAGAATTTGAGGCTTACAGCACTGCAACAGATTATTCTGAGCAATTGCTTAATAACGGATTAGCAAATTACCTTGAAGTATTAACTGCAAGAGAAAATACGCTAAACTCCAGATTAGATCTTATTAGTGCTCAATACACTCAGCTAAATTCGTTAGTTAATCTATACGAAGCTTTAGGTGGTGGATGGCAATAA